In Amycolatopsis jiangsuensis, the following proteins share a genomic window:
- a CDS encoding TetR/AcrR family transcriptional regulator, protein MTTPGPSLRADAARNRELLLAAAEEVFAEQGPDASIADIARRAGVAKGTVFRHFATKEELVAAIVGGHFAALIAVARGLLDSADPGAALREFLTVAADGLNQDLTALQTISEGDSRVTELRNQLHTSIEVLVERAREAGAVRPDLTGADVFLLICAPVHAAGFSPTPHPDLWRRYLGIIVDGLSPEGATALPHPAPEWP, encoded by the coding sequence GTGACGACACCCGGTCCCTCGCTGCGTGCGGACGCGGCACGCAACCGTGAACTGCTGCTGGCCGCGGCCGAGGAGGTTTTCGCCGAGCAGGGGCCGGACGCCTCGATCGCCGACATCGCCCGCCGGGCGGGGGTGGCGAAGGGCACCGTCTTCCGCCACTTCGCCACGAAGGAGGAGCTGGTCGCGGCGATCGTCGGCGGCCACTTCGCCGCGCTCATCGCCGTCGCGCGCGGACTCCTGGACTCGGCCGATCCGGGTGCGGCGCTGCGGGAGTTCCTCACCGTGGCCGCGGACGGGCTGAACCAGGACCTGACCGCCCTGCAGACGATCAGCGAGGGCGACTCGAGGGTGACCGAGCTGCGCAACCAGCTCCACACCAGCATCGAAGTGCTGGTCGAGCGAGCCCGCGAAGCGGGCGCCGTCCGGCCGGATCTCACCGGGGCCGACGTGTTCCTGCTGATCTGCGCTCCGGTGCACGCGGCCGGGTTTTCGCCGACTCCGCATCCGGACCTGTGGCGGCGCTACCTCGGCATCATCGTGGACGGGTTGAGTCCCGAGGGCGCCACGGCGCTGCCCCATCCGGCACCGGAATGGCCCTGA
- a CDS encoding SDR family NAD(P)-dependent oxidoreductase, with translation MELRGATALVTGANRGIGHHFAVELLRRGAKVYATARRPELVDVPGAEVLRLDITDQASVDAVAEVATDVDVLVNNAASTAGGSLVTGDLDAIREVMDSNYYGTLAMIRAFAPVLAHNGGGAVLNVLSAVAWTTVAGNTAYAAAKSAEWGLTNGVRIELADQGTLVAALVPGLVATETLRDFAAGAGVTLPEGVLNDPADLVRLALDGIEAGEVEILDRLASEAKATLSGAPQTFDLAAVAGA, from the coding sequence ATGGAACTGCGTGGCGCCACTGCTCTGGTCACCGGCGCGAACCGCGGAATCGGCCACCATTTCGCCGTCGAACTGCTGCGGCGCGGGGCGAAGGTGTACGCCACCGCCCGCCGTCCCGAACTCGTCGACGTCCCCGGTGCCGAGGTGCTGCGTCTGGACATCACCGACCAGGCCTCCGTCGACGCCGTCGCCGAGGTCGCCACCGATGTCGACGTCCTGGTCAACAATGCCGCGTCCACAGCGGGCGGGAGCCTCGTCACCGGTGACCTCGACGCGATCCGGGAGGTGATGGACTCGAACTACTACGGCACCCTCGCGATGATCCGGGCGTTCGCCCCCGTACTGGCGCACAACGGCGGCGGGGCCGTCCTCAACGTGCTGTCCGCGGTGGCCTGGACCACGGTCGCGGGCAACACCGCCTACGCCGCCGCGAAATCCGCCGAATGGGGCCTGACCAACGGGGTCCGGATCGAACTCGCCGACCAGGGCACGCTCGTCGCCGCGTTGGTTCCCGGACTCGTGGCGACCGAGACACTGCGTGACTTCGCGGCCGGCGCCGGAGTCACCCTCCCGGAGGGCGTCCTGAACGACCCAGCCGACCTCGTGCGCCTCGCCCTGGACGGAATCGAGGCCGGTGAGGTCGAAATCCTCGACCGCCTCGCGTCCGAGGCGAAAGCCACCCTCAGCGGTGCACCACAAACCTTCGATCTGGCCGCGGTCGCCGGCGCGTGA
- a CDS encoding S9 family peptidase: MTTGHAEFDRFIDGFGELVTGGAILPAWSPDGKALAFLDGTPENRTGRLVDLESGENRPLFADVAVLRDAVRAATGQTPPGRGVPFEHIGFAGPRTLVAVVGTARLTVDLDSGEVVKLPAESPDDVHFGHADSVRRDPQKFLRTMPLTDPTPARELVSPDGSVFASTVDGNVVLRAVADNRTVPLTTDGTPEHEYRFDLVDPMLAMLGLGFPVCNWSPDGSRFAVHRVDNRGVHQSPQVHNLKREDEVVNRYHAQAGGRLERTTLHVLDVYGHDPVQLDLGDTTDIYPVHAAWLPDGAQLVVFLMSRDCRRAEVLLADAVTGATRSLFTEESETFVRIHHDVYFGKKIGLFLTPDGTRLLWLSERSGWKQLYLYDLDGTLIRQLTDGEWPVDYVHRVDGEYAYFTAHLDQDRPYDVHLARVPLAGGPVEQLSEQPGVHSAMFAPHGEVFVDTWSTPAEAPRSVLRRSDGSLVCELSAADTSRLNWVPPREFTAIAADGETELWGTLFFPVDFDETKQYPLIEHVYGGPQIAVAPHSFQGMFTTTAQALAQLGYVTFVVDGRGTPERSKAFHDVVYRDWAGGLVPDHAAVVEQLKARYAFLSEAKVGVTGHSWGGYSAFRLAAERPDVYTAAISSAPGFDPYSSVLYECYLGFPQTDAEAYREAALYPLADQLSAEFLIACGTIDHATWTDSVKMVDALIRAGKKHEFVLLSGQPHGYTSVHNSYFWRKAADFFRTHLTKENQ; the protein is encoded by the coding sequence ATGACGACTGGGCATGCCGAATTCGACCGATTCATCGACGGTTTCGGCGAATTGGTGACCGGTGGCGCGATCCTGCCCGCCTGGTCGCCGGACGGGAAGGCGCTCGCCTTTCTCGACGGGACGCCGGAAAACCGCACCGGCCGCCTGGTCGATCTCGAGTCCGGGGAGAACCGGCCGCTGTTCGCGGACGTCGCGGTGCTGCGTGACGCGGTTCGCGCGGCCACCGGGCAAACCCCGCCCGGCCGCGGAGTGCCGTTCGAGCACATCGGCTTCGCGGGGCCGCGGACGCTGGTCGCGGTCGTCGGCACTGCCCGGCTGACGGTCGACCTCGACAGCGGCGAGGTCGTCAAGCTACCAGCGGAAAGCCCGGACGACGTCCACTTCGGACATGCGGACAGCGTGCGTCGGGATCCGCAGAAGTTCTTGCGCACCATGCCGTTGACGGATCCGACGCCCGCACGGGAACTCGTGTCGCCGGACGGAAGTGTGTTCGCTTCGACCGTCGATGGCAACGTCGTGCTGCGCGCGGTCGCGGACAACCGGACGGTTCCGCTGACCACGGACGGGACGCCCGAGCACGAGTACCGCTTCGACCTGGTGGATCCGATGTTGGCCATGCTGGGCTTGGGTTTCCCGGTGTGCAACTGGTCGCCGGACGGTTCGCGCTTCGCCGTCCACCGGGTGGACAACCGCGGCGTGCACCAGTCTCCGCAGGTGCACAACCTCAAGCGGGAAGACGAGGTGGTGAATCGGTACCACGCTCAGGCCGGAGGCCGGCTCGAACGCACCACGCTGCACGTGCTCGACGTCTACGGCCACGATCCCGTGCAGCTCGATCTCGGCGACACGACCGACATCTACCCGGTGCACGCGGCGTGGCTTCCCGACGGCGCGCAGCTGGTGGTCTTCCTGATGAGCCGGGATTGCCGCCGCGCCGAGGTCCTGCTCGCCGACGCGGTGACCGGCGCGACGCGGTCGTTGTTCACCGAGGAGAGCGAGACCTTCGTCCGCATTCACCACGACGTGTACTTCGGCAAGAAGATCGGGCTGTTCCTGACTCCGGACGGCACCCGGCTGCTGTGGTTGTCCGAGCGTTCCGGCTGGAAGCAGCTGTACCTCTACGACCTCGACGGCACTTTGATCCGGCAGCTGACCGACGGGGAGTGGCCGGTCGATTACGTGCACCGGGTCGACGGCGAATACGCCTACTTCACCGCGCATCTCGACCAGGATCGGCCCTACGACGTGCACTTGGCGCGAGTCCCGCTCGCCGGTGGCCCGGTCGAGCAGCTCTCGGAGCAGCCGGGCGTGCACTCCGCGATGTTCGCCCCGCACGGTGAGGTCTTCGTGGACACATGGTCGACGCCCGCCGAAGCTCCGCGCAGTGTCCTGCGGCGATCGGATGGCTCACTGGTCTGTGAACTGTCCGCTGCGGACACTTCGCGACTGAACTGGGTACCGCCGCGGGAGTTCACCGCCATCGCCGCGGACGGGGAGACCGAGCTGTGGGGCACGCTGTTCTTTCCGGTGGATTTCGACGAGACAAAGCAGTACCCGTTGATCGAGCACGTTTACGGCGGCCCGCAGATCGCGGTGGCACCGCATTCATTCCAGGGAATGTTCACCACCACCGCGCAGGCGCTGGCGCAACTCGGCTACGTCACCTTCGTGGTCGACGGACGGGGCACTCCGGAGCGTTCGAAGGCGTTCCACGATGTGGTGTACCGGGACTGGGCCGGTGGCCTGGTGCCGGATCACGCCGCGGTGGTCGAGCAGCTGAAGGCCCGGTACGCTTTCCTTTCCGAGGCGAAGGTCGGCGTGACCGGGCACAGCTGGGGCGGGTATTCCGCGTTCCGGCTCGCCGCCGAGCGCCCCGACGTGTACACCGCCGCAATCTCCTCGGCGCCAGGCTTCGATCCCTACTCCTCGGTGCTGTACGAGTGCTATCTGGGCTTTCCGCAGACGGACGCCGAGGCGTATCGAGAAGCCGCCCTTTACCCGCTTGCCGACCAGCTGAGTGCGGAGTTCCTGATCGCCTGCGGGACCATCGACCACGCGACCTGGACCGACTCCGTCAAGATGGTCGATGCGCTGATCCGGGCCGGCAAGAAGCACGAGTTCGTACTCCTTTCCGGACAGCCGCACGGCTACACCTCGGTCCACAACAGCTACTTCTGGCGCAAAGCCGCTGACTTCTTCCGCACCCACCTGACGAAGGAGAACCAGTGA
- a CDS encoding DUF885 domain-containing protein, giving the protein MTHPVLARAADEAWAHVLATQPEFALRDSRPVEQLPRGSIEEAQREAALGRSVRARLAGIDATTLSPDDRNTLALLNHLGTEWGAAEESWWWQFPVAPYQAYALASYGRQILQPFSPADAAEVDRYLSLATDLAGWARGAREKLVRQAERGWGVPQAALEGFVTTVRGHRAGATQWLRPGELPELGQADRGRLTDGVEKILSGEVLPAFDALLEYLTGPAERTAVDGVGLAQYPGGESAYRRLVESYATYAISPEQVHELGLEQVALLDEQMAQARAEAGFDGGEGQYRKVLEADPRFHAADPGAVEAAYRKHLAVVEPVVGRWFRTLPRAAYDVQRLDAELEAGMSFGYYETPTPQVPVGRYRYNGSGLDTRSQLNAAPLILHELVPGHHFHLARQAEDTSLHPIRGRLAPLMLGAYTEGWGEYAASLGFEMGVYNDPWDRYGAYVHQRFVAQRLVVDTGLNLYGWSREKAGEFLAAKTMESPQQVRTEVLRYSTDMPGQALGYRLGWCKLWQLRERAADALGADFDVRDYHELVLGAGALPFTAVEANVERWITGH; this is encoded by the coding sequence GTGACCCACCCGGTGCTCGCTCGCGCGGCAGACGAAGCATGGGCACACGTGCTGGCGACCCAGCCGGAGTTCGCGTTGCGCGACAGCCGGCCGGTCGAGCAGCTGCCGCGCGGGTCGATCGAGGAGGCGCAGCGGGAAGCCGCGCTGGGCCGGTCGGTCCGGGCCCGGCTGGCGGGTATCGACGCCACCACGCTGTCCCCGGACGACCGGAACACTCTCGCGCTGCTGAACCATCTGGGCACCGAATGGGGCGCTGCCGAGGAAAGCTGGTGGTGGCAGTTCCCGGTCGCGCCCTATCAGGCTTATGCCCTGGCTTCCTACGGCAGGCAGATCCTGCAGCCCTTTTCGCCGGCCGACGCCGCCGAGGTCGACCGCTATCTCTCGCTGGCCACCGACCTCGCCGGGTGGGCACGCGGCGCGCGGGAAAAGTTGGTCCGCCAAGCGGAACGGGGCTGGGGCGTACCGCAAGCGGCACTCGAAGGCTTCGTCACGACGGTCCGTGGGCACCGCGCCGGTGCCACGCAATGGCTCCGGCCCGGCGAGCTTCCTGAGCTCGGCCAAGCCGATCGTGGCCGGCTGACCGACGGCGTCGAGAAAATCCTCTCCGGTGAAGTCCTGCCTGCGTTCGACGCGTTGCTGGAGTATCTGACCGGGCCGGCGGAGCGCACCGCGGTCGACGGAGTCGGGCTCGCCCAGTATCCCGGAGGGGAGTCCGCTTACCGCCGTCTCGTCGAAAGCTACGCGACGTACGCGATCAGTCCCGAGCAAGTGCACGAACTCGGCCTGGAGCAGGTCGCTCTGCTGGACGAGCAGATGGCCCAGGCGCGCGCGGAGGCCGGATTCGACGGTGGGGAAGGGCAATACCGGAAGGTCTTGGAAGCCGACCCGCGGTTTCACGCGGCGGATCCCGGCGCGGTCGAGGCGGCGTACCGCAAGCACCTCGCCGTGGTGGAACCGGTCGTCGGCCGATGGTTCCGCACGCTGCCGCGGGCCGCGTACGACGTGCAGCGGCTCGACGCGGAGCTCGAGGCGGGCATGTCCTTCGGCTACTACGAGACGCCGACCCCGCAGGTCCCGGTGGGCCGGTACCGCTACAACGGATCGGGGTTGGACACTCGCTCGCAGCTCAACGCCGCACCGCTGATCCTCCACGAGCTCGTTCCGGGGCACCACTTCCACCTCGCCCGACAGGCCGAGGACACCAGCCTGCACCCGATCCGTGGCCGGCTGGCGCCGCTGATGCTCGGCGCCTACACCGAGGGCTGGGGCGAGTACGCGGCTTCGCTCGGGTTCGAAATGGGCGTGTACAACGATCCTTGGGACCGTTACGGGGCATACGTGCACCAGCGGTTCGTGGCGCAGCGGCTGGTCGTGGACACCGGGCTGAACCTGTACGGCTGGTCACGAGAGAAGGCCGGGGAGTTTCTGGCCGCGAAGACGATGGAGTCGCCGCAGCAGGTCCGCACCGAGGTGCTGCGGTACTCCACGGACATGCCCGGCCAGGCCCTGGGCTACCGCCTCGGCTGGTGCAAACTGTGGCAACTGCGCGAACGGGCGGCCGACGCACTGGGCGCGGACTTCGACGTCCGCGACTACCACGAACTGGTCCTGGGCGCCGGTGCGTTGCCGTTCACCGCGGTCGAGGCGAACGTGGAACGGTGGATCACCGGCCACTGA
- a CDS encoding SMP-30/gluconolactonase/LRE family protein: MVERLAPPRTLLTGFAMVESARWHDERLWFAHWGAGEVIAVDADGTAEVMAEGPKQMGWAIDWLPDGRMLTTGPTLTRQETDGTQVTHCARSCGEIVVDPRGRVYINGFDFDFLGGGAPEPGWIDLVEPDGGHRRVAGGLEFPNGMVVTPDGATLVVSESFAGRLTAFDIREDGSLGGRRTWAEGLGPDGICVDADSGIWVQTADTAAHTGNPDAAAGACVRVLEGGEVTHRVETDPACFACTLGGPDGKQLFLLCNEFEGVDQMQAVQQRRSARILVTEAPVPRG, from the coding sequence ATGGTCGAACGCCTGGCTCCGCCGCGGACTCTGCTCACCGGTTTCGCCATGGTCGAATCCGCTCGGTGGCACGACGAGCGGTTGTGGTTCGCGCACTGGGGCGCCGGGGAGGTCATCGCCGTCGACGCGGACGGTACGGCCGAGGTGATGGCGGAGGGGCCGAAACAGATGGGCTGGGCGATCGACTGGCTGCCCGACGGACGGATGCTCACCACCGGCCCGACCCTGACCCGCCAGGAAACCGACGGCACCCAGGTGACGCACTGCGCGCGCAGCTGCGGTGAAATCGTGGTCGATCCGCGGGGCCGCGTGTACATCAACGGCTTCGACTTCGACTTCCTCGGTGGCGGGGCGCCGGAACCCGGCTGGATCGACCTCGTCGAGCCGGACGGGGGTCACCGGCGGGTGGCCGGTGGCCTCGAATTCCCCAACGGCATGGTCGTCACCCCGGACGGCGCCACGCTGGTCGTCTCCGAATCGTTCGCCGGACGGCTGACCGCGTTCGACATCCGCGAGGACGGCTCACTCGGCGGCCGCCGGACGTGGGCCGAAGGCCTCGGCCCGGACGGCATCTGCGTGGACGCGGACTCGGGCATCTGGGTCCAGACGGCCGACACCGCCGCGCACACCGGCAACCCGGACGCCGCGGCCGGCGCCTGTGTCCGGGTACTCGAAGGCGGCGAGGTCACCCATCGGGTGGAGACCGACCCCGCGTGCTTCGCCTGCACCCTCGGCGGCCCGGACGGCAAGCAGTTGTTCCTGCTCTGCAACGAGTTCGAGGGCGTCGACCAGATGCAGGCGGTGCAGCAACGCCGGTCGGCCCGGATCCTGGTGACCGAGGCACCCGTGCCTCGCGGCTGA
- a CDS encoding GOLPH3/VPS74 family protein: MPELTIAEEVVLIALDDEKGAGASRLGVDYAVAGACLVDLVLAQRITVGDDDVITVVQPTPTGTPHLDRTLEAITRGKNTKVAKALRRTRRSASRAAIAALVERGVLHQERARVLGVFPTHRYPQREGAAEAEVRARLAETVVKGQPADDRTAALIGLLYSGKLWRKAVPEGERGQVKAQMREISEGQNISPAVRQAIARTRGAIIAMASSGG, from the coding sequence GTGCCCGAACTGACCATCGCCGAGGAAGTCGTGCTGATCGCACTCGACGACGAGAAGGGGGCTGGCGCGTCGCGCCTGGGTGTCGACTACGCCGTGGCCGGTGCGTGTCTCGTCGACCTCGTGCTCGCACAACGAATCACCGTCGGCGACGACGACGTGATCACCGTCGTGCAGCCCACCCCGACCGGCACCCCGCACCTGGACCGGACGCTGGAGGCGATCACCCGCGGCAAGAACACCAAGGTGGCCAAGGCATTGCGCCGTACCCGCCGGAGCGCTTCCCGCGCAGCCATCGCCGCGCTCGTGGAACGCGGGGTCCTGCACCAGGAGCGGGCACGGGTACTCGGCGTGTTCCCGACACACCGGTATCCCCAGCGGGAAGGCGCGGCCGAGGCGGAGGTGCGCGCCCGGCTCGCCGAGACGGTCGTGAAAGGACAGCCGGCGGATGACCGCACCGCAGCTCTGATCGGTCTGCTCTACAGCGGAAAACTGTGGCGGAAGGCAGTGCCCGAAGGGGAACGCGGCCAGGTCAAGGCACAGATGCGGGAGATCTCGGAAGGCCAGAACATCAGCCCCGCCGTACGGCAGGCCATCGCCCGCACCCGGGGAGCCATCATCGCCATGGCCTCGTCCGGCGGCTGA
- a CDS encoding carboxylesterase/lipase family protein, whose translation MRGKHQAALALVAAAGIGIGGCGTAAGAVPDDALVHTEGGPVRGTVSGGVRTFQGIPYAAPPVGALRWQDPKPAAHWTAERDGTHPGSACAQGPTEIPSGSKSEDCLYLNVTAPSHESVKPKPVVVWIHGGGFFQGAGSNYDARRLAERGDLVVVTINYRLGVFGFFGHPGLPGSGTFGLRDQQAAMAWVHRNAARFGGDPGNVTVAGQSAGAISACAHLTSPAATGLFDKAVLQSGSCATSWLGNFEYRGQPADAIYEPLPALEAQGDKAAAELGCTGTDNAAVLSCLRGLPVDALLPQLGKFIQPAYGTPLLPEDPATAVHSGRVHRVPVLSGNTHDEMTQSTSFYDAGEPMTEQTYQAVMSETFGTDRAAVEAEYPRAAYDSAALAWAALTTDRKWACTQYRTAGDLARRVPVYQYEFADPAPPLLSPLPPKMPMGAQHASDLWSLFDLQGRAPEFTPEQQRLSDRMIGYWAGFAASGVPRAPDAPSWSRFRPGAHPPYVQALAPGAGGIHPVDLATQDHCRFWAEFDAR comes from the coding sequence ATGCGAGGGAAACACCAGGCGGCACTGGCGCTCGTCGCCGCGGCCGGAATCGGGATCGGCGGGTGCGGCACGGCCGCCGGCGCGGTACCGGACGACGCGCTCGTGCACACCGAGGGTGGGCCGGTGCGCGGCACGGTTTCCGGCGGAGTACGGACTTTTCAAGGAATCCCGTACGCCGCGCCTCCGGTCGGCGCGTTGCGCTGGCAGGACCCGAAACCGGCGGCCCACTGGACAGCGGAGCGGGACGGGACCCATCCCGGCTCCGCGTGCGCCCAGGGCCCGACCGAGATTCCGAGCGGCAGCAAGAGCGAGGACTGCCTGTACCTCAACGTCACCGCACCGTCCCACGAATCGGTGAAACCCAAGCCGGTGGTGGTGTGGATTCACGGCGGTGGCTTCTTCCAGGGCGCCGGCAGCAACTACGACGCACGCCGGCTGGCCGAACGCGGGGACCTGGTCGTCGTGACGATCAACTACCGGCTCGGCGTGTTCGGCTTCTTCGGCCATCCCGGGCTTCCCGGGTCGGGCACCTTCGGCCTGCGCGACCAGCAGGCGGCGATGGCTTGGGTGCACCGAAACGCCGCGCGGTTCGGCGGCGACCCCGGCAACGTCACGGTGGCCGGCCAGTCCGCCGGTGCGATCAGCGCCTGCGCGCACCTGACCTCGCCGGCCGCGACCGGCCTGTTCGACAAGGCGGTGTTGCAGAGCGGTTCGTGCGCGACGAGCTGGCTCGGCAACTTCGAGTACCGCGGGCAGCCGGCCGATGCGATCTACGAACCGCTGCCCGCGCTCGAAGCCCAGGGCGACAAGGCCGCGGCCGAACTCGGTTGTACCGGCACCGACAACGCGGCCGTCCTTTCCTGCCTGCGTGGACTCCCGGTGGACGCGTTGCTGCCACAGCTCGGGAAGTTCATCCAACCCGCGTATGGCACACCGCTGCTGCCCGAGGACCCGGCCACGGCCGTCCACAGTGGACGGGTACACCGGGTTCCTGTGCTGTCCGGGAACACCCACGACGAGATGACCCAGTCCACCTCGTTCTACGACGCGGGTGAGCCCATGACCGAACAGACCTACCAGGCGGTGATGAGCGAGACCTTCGGCACCGACCGGGCCGCGGTCGAGGCCGAATACCCGCGGGCAGCCTACGATTCGGCCGCGCTGGCCTGGGCCGCGCTCACCACGGACCGCAAATGGGCGTGCACCCAGTACCGCACCGCGGGCGACCTGGCGCGACGTGTTCCGGTGTACCAGTACGAATTCGCCGACCCCGCCCCGCCACTGCTTTCCCCGTTGCCGCCGAAAATGCCGATGGGAGCACAGCACGCGTCAGACCTGTGGTCGCTGTTCGACCTCCAGGGCCGGGCGCCGGAGTTCACGCCGGAGCAGCAACGGCTGTCCGACCGGATGATCGGCTACTGGGCGGGTTTCGCGGCCTCCGGCGTCCCGCGGGCGCCGGACGCCCCGTCGTGGTCACGGTTCCGCCCGGGTGCGCATCCGCCGTACGTCCAGGCGCTGGCCCCGGGTGCCGGTGGCATTCATCCGGTCGATCTGGCAACACAGGACCACTGCCGTTTCTGGGCGGAATTCGACGCCCGCTGA
- a CDS encoding alpha/beta fold hydrolase produces MATEESAGRRPTLVFIHGTNANAYGWTGLITELTLRGHRCLALDLPGHGDRQFIPHAYQAPQDLEALATEPSPLAGFTIDDYVDHVVRVVRRARRLGPVILVGSSQGGVTVSRVGNAVPELLERVVYVAAYCCVDLPNMVSYLETPENSESLLHLIEALKVGDPAALGVSRLNWRSADPAALSAIKRCLAGDFTDDAVRRLAAVLEPDETATIPRSEARGEAHTWGRIPRTYVRFTEDRLIPPALQDRFIAEADRLTPDNPTDVRDIAAPHVGPFHRPELVAVLAELAGRPE; encoded by the coding sequence ATGGCCACCGAGGAAAGTGCGGGGCGGCGACCGACGCTGGTGTTCATCCACGGCACCAATGCGAACGCCTACGGGTGGACCGGGCTGATCACCGAGCTGACCCTGCGCGGGCACCGGTGCCTCGCGCTCGACCTGCCCGGACACGGGGACCGGCAGTTCATCCCCCACGCTTACCAGGCGCCGCAGGATCTCGAAGCGCTGGCGACCGAACCTTCTCCGCTGGCCGGCTTCACCATCGACGACTACGTCGACCACGTAGTACGGGTGGTGCGCCGCGCGCGCCGCCTCGGGCCGGTGATCCTGGTCGGTTCCAGCCAGGGCGGCGTCACCGTGAGCCGCGTCGGCAACGCGGTACCCGAACTGCTCGAGCGGGTCGTCTACGTCGCCGCGTACTGCTGCGTCGACCTGCCGAACATGGTGTCGTACCTGGAAACCCCGGAGAACAGCGAGAGCCTGCTGCACCTGATCGAAGCGCTGAAGGTCGGCGATCCGGCGGCGTTGGGCGTCAGCAGGCTCAACTGGCGGTCGGCGGACCCGGCTGCCCTGTCGGCCATCAAGCGCTGTCTGGCGGGCGACTTCACCGACGACGCCGTGCGCCGGCTCGCCGCTGTGCTCGAACCGGATGAGACCGCCACCATCCCGCGGTCCGAGGCCCGGGGCGAGGCGCACACCTGGGGCCGGATTCCGCGCACGTACGTGCGGTTCACCGAGGACCGGTTGATCCCGCCCGCGCTCCAGGACCGGTTCATCGCCGAGGCCGATCGCCTCACCCCGGACAACCCGACCGACGTACGCGACATCGCGGCGCCGCACGTCGGCCCGTTCCACCGGCCGGAACTGGTCGCCGTCCTCGCTGAACTGGCCGGACGGCCGGAGTAG
- a CDS encoding GNAT family N-acetyltransferase has translation MSAPIRRARVEDQDAVVAVLSEAFSGDPLARWLFPDLRQRVRLQTRFYLQQLTHSAAETYLIGDAASAAVWHLLPASGATVEPPSGEIGSRLRELGRMLAPRHPAGRPHLYLFCMGVATGHQGGGLGSAMVRDRLARADADGLGAYLEASSARSRALYQRHGFADLGAPVRLAGGPVLWPMWREPAR, from the coding sequence GTGGCCGTGCTGAGCGAGGCGTTCTCCGGTGACCCCCTCGCCCGTTGGCTCTTTCCCGACCTGCGACAGCGCGTCCGGCTCCAGACCCGCTTCTACCTCCAGCAGCTCACCCACTCCGCCGCGGAGACCTACCTGATCGGCGACGCTGCCAGTGCCGCGGTGTGGCACCTCCTCCCCGCGTCCGGCGCCACCGTCGAACCACCGTCCGGGGAGATCGGCTCGCGGTTGCGGGAGCTGGGCCGAATGCTGGCACCGCGGCATCCCGCCGGCAGACCACACCTCTACCTGTTCTGCATGGGCGTCGCGACCGGGCACCAGGGCGGCGGCCTCGGCTCGGCGATGGTGCGCGACCGGCTGGCGCGAGCGGACGCCGACGGGCTCGGCGCCTACCTCGAAGCCAGTTCGGCCCGAAGCCGCGCGCTCTACCAGCGGCACGGATTCGCGGACCTCGGCGCCCCGGTTCGCCTGGCCGGCGGCCCGGTGCTGTGGCCGATGTGGCGCGAGCCCGCCCGATGA